Genomic segment of Bdellovibrio bacteriovorus:
AAACGGTATATCGACAATGGCTCTCAGACCGTACTTGGAAGTGATAGCCGTGACGATGTTGCGAATGCTCGTAATAGTTTTTCCGTTTTTACCGATGAGTCGGGCCATATTCTGCTGACAGCAGTCCACTTTGAAAGTGGTGGTTCTATCACCGGGAATCACTGTCACTGTCATTTCTTCGGGAACATCGGCATTGAGTTTTAGTAAACCCTCTATAAGATCGCGGCATTGATTGATCACGCCTTCTTTCGAGGGGTTTTCGAGCCTCCAGGGATCGCGGCTTTGACGTTTGATAACAAGTGGTTTTTCTGATGAAGACATAGTTAAGCTCCTGATCCCATTCAAAAGTGAAATCTAGGGAGCAACAATCTTCAGTTCAAGAGACTGGCCTAAATAGTAATGCAGTCCTGTATGTCCGTTATTACTGACAGTTATTATATTCTTCGAAATATCTCTGGCAGATTGAGTATTGTGAATTGCAATCGTTAATATCCGAGGATGTGTACTGAGCTGTAGGACATTGGCGAGGAGCACCTCGTTTTAC
This window contains:
- a CDS encoding KH domain-containing protein, whose amino-acid sequence is MSSSEKPLVIKRQSRDPWRLENPSKEGVINQCRDLIEGLLKLNADVPEEMTVTVIPGDRTTTFKVDCCQQNMARLIGKNGKTITSIRNIVTAITSKYGLRAIVDIPFYPQD